The window TCGTCATCACCGCCACCCGTTGGAGACGGCCCAGCGTATCGGGCAGCAAGGCCCGGAGCCCGATGAGCGCCGGCACGTCGTTGATCTCGCTGACGACCAGGGCACCGGCAGCGCGCAGGAGGTCCACGCTCGGACCCACGTCACCGACGATCGCCCCCGTGTGGGTGGCGATCGCGGCGGCGCCTGCGGCTGTCTGGCCCAGTCTGATGGCCACGACCAGCTTCCCGGCGTCGACCGCCGCGCGGATGGCCCTGACCATCATCGCCGGTCGACGCATCTCCTCGACACCGACCACGATGGCGTCGATGCCCGGGTCGGCAGCCGCGTGCTCGGTGAGATCCCAGAGGTCGATGTCGAGCTGCTGCCCGACCGAGGCGGTGTAGGCCAGACCGGTGCCATAGCGCGGCAGCAGGTTGCTGATGGTTGCACTCAGCGCACCGCTCTGGGCGAAGACCGCCACGCGTCCAGGGCGCAGGTGGCGGGAATGCGTGCTGGCCCCGCGCGGCACGAAGGAGTCCCGCAGGTTCGACAACCCGGAGGTGTTCGGCCCGAGGAGTCGCATACCGGACCCCTCCACGATCTCGTGGAGCGCACGCAGCGCCGACTCGGAGAGGTCGGATGCAAAGACGATGACGGCCCGGACGCCCTGCTGCGCCGCCAGCCGGCACTGCTCGAGGACCATGCGGCTGGGTACGGCCATCACGGCCAGCTCCACCGCCCCGTGCGGCAGGTCGGCCAACGACGGGACGCAGTTGAGTCCGCTGATCGACCGGTGGGAGGGGTGGACGGGGTACACGGTGCCCTCGAAGCCGAACTCGAGGAGGTTGTGCAGCGCCGCGCCGCCGAACTTCGTGGTGTCCGGCGTGGCCCCCACGACAGCCACGCTTCGGGGAAGCAGCAGGGCACCGATCCCGCTGCGGTCATCGTCGGGATGATTCACGAGGTCATCAGCGCCTTGTACTGCCGCCAGAAGGCCCGCTGGGGCAACTCCCCGGTGAGGTCGGGATCCAGTGTCGCGTAGGCGCGGTCGGGGTCTGGGACGACCCCGGCCCGGCCGCGGGTCAGGTCGACCCATTCCGGCTGGCCGGCCCGGAACCCTGCCTGGTTGCGCTCGGCGATCTCGGAATCGTCGGCGATGAGCATTCCCGCAGGGCCCATGGCGGCCTCGGACCGGCGGAGCTGGCGCAGGGAGATGTCCTCGCAGCCAGGGATCGTGATCGCGGCGGTCCAGCTGTTGGTGACGTTGGGTCCCACCGGCTCGGCCACGAAGATGTTGAACTCCGCCAGGAACAGGTTGGGGAAGATGACGCCGTGTGGGGGCCCGGCGACGAAGCGGTCGTGGGCCTCCGCCTCCCCGTAGGCCTGCACCATCGCCGCGGTGTAGTCGGGCAGCTTCTGGCGGGTCGCCGACCCGATCCAGAGGAACTCCTCATCCTGGCGACGGTGTTCGGATTCGAACAGGATCTCGGAATGTCCGCCGCCCAGGTCCCGTACTGCGGCACCGCTCTTCTGCCCGTACGTGATGCCCTTGCGCGGCCCGGAGGCCCCCTCAAACAGGGAGGCGTGGGTGAACTGGACGTGGTACCCATCGACCTGGTTCTCCATCACCGCCTTCCAGTTGGCCCCGAGCCGGTGGTGCAGCCAGCCCTTGGCAAGGCTGATCTCACCCGTGGGCGACATGCCGGACAGGCGGGCGAGCATGTCACGCCCGCCATCGCCCAGGTGTGTGTCGAGGTCCGGACCGTCCGGCGCGAAGGACACGAACACGAAGCCGTGGCGGACATCGGTCCGCGGGGCCGCCATGCTCATGGTGCCCCGAAGCTGCTCGATGGGTTCGTCATACCCCTTGGCGAACGGGATCCCTGACAGCTGCCCGTCGTTGCGGTAGGTCCAGCCGTGATAGTGGCAGCGATAGGAGGTCGCGTTGCCGCGGTCCTGGACGCAGACCCGGTTGCCCCGGTGGGCGCACCGGTTGTACAGGACGGCAATCGTCCCATCGGCGGTCCGGGACAGGATCAGGGGCTCCCCGGCGATGTCCCTCGTGACGTAGTCCCCGACCTCGGGGATCTCGCTGGAGTGGCCGGCGAAGAGCCATCCGGCCCTGAAGATGCGGTCCATCTCCAGGCGATACACCTCATCATCGGTGTACAGGGAACCGTGGACACGCTCCTCGGTGATGCGGTCGTGCAATGCCGTCATGGCTCGTCCTCTCCGTCGTGGCCGTCGTCGGGGTCAACCCTCTGCGGCGATGGCCGCGTCGAGATAGGTGTGGTCCACGTACTCCTCGTATCCGATCGCGTCGGCCGCCTCGATCGACCCGCCGGCGATGAAGATCTCCATCGCGTTGTCGAAAGAGTCCTGTGGGAGGTGCAGGTCGTGCCAGACGTAGGGGGCCAGCACGGGGTCATCGACGTAGAGCTCGATGGCCTGGATGAGGAACTCCTCCTCGATCACCGAGGACCCGCCCTGGAGGATGGGGATCGACACGTCGATCACCTCTTCGCGGTTGGCGGGGTCCTCGACGAACTCGATGAGCCGCAGCAACGCCCGCATGAAGCAGGTGGCCACCACGTCGTTGGCCTCTGCCCACGCCCTGGTCGTGAGGATCTGCAGGGCGGAGATCTTCGGCACCTCGGTGCCCTCCGGGGCGAACCCGTAGGTGGTGAAGCCCTCCGCGGCCGCCAGGAAGTTCGTGGGCGGGGCAGCTGGCAGCGCGTCGATCTGGCCGCCCCGAAGGGCAAGGAACGCCTCGGCGGTGGCCCCGGCCTGCACGAACTCCAGCTCGGTCTCGGGGTCCAGGCCGGCCAGCTCGGCCATGAGGCGGAACGCATGGGCGTTGACCCCGTTGACGTTGGAGACCCCGACCGTCGCCCCGCGCAGATCGTCCCACGTGGTGAACTCCGGCGCGGACACGGGCTCCCAGATCGAGGAGTTCACCGCGCCGGCGATGGCGATGGCGTCAGCGCCTTGGGAGGCCGAGATCATGCCCGCCGAGCCCATGACGTTGACATCCAGCTCACCGGCGGTAAGACCGTTGAGCAGGTCGGTGGCGCTGGCGAAGGCGACATCGTCGATGGTGATGTTCACTTCGTCGAAGAACCCGAACTCGTCGGCCATCGCGATCCAGTACCCGCTGGTCATGCCGTGGCGGCCGGTCTGCAGCCCCACGGTGACGGTCGTGGGATCCGAGGCGCCGGGGGCACAGGGATCATCCTCGGCCACCGGCGTGGGGGCGGCCGGCTGGTCGTCGGAAGGTTCCCCGGACTCCTCGGTCGCGGCCGACGTCGCCGATGGGTCCGACGTCGGGTCGTCGGCCGGTGTTTCCTCGGCGACGTCCTCGGAGGGGCCGTCGTCCACCGACACCTCATCGGAGGAGGAACAGGCCGTGAGCGACAGGAGCAGGGCAACCATCATGGCGAGCCACCGCGTGCGTCGGATCGTACGATGCGGGTTGGGGGTGATCATCGAGTTTCGGCTCCTCCTCGAGGGCCGCGTGCAGCGACCGACGTGATGTGGCGACCGGACGGTCCTCCGGGCTCGCACATTTTTGACCTGGTCGAGCTGAGCGTGACAGAGGAGGATTCCGGTCAGCGGCACACTGCCCAGGCGTCCCACAACGCTTGATGCTCAGGCGCCCTGCGCGAGACCTGTCTCCAGCCGGCGAAGCAGTGCCCTGGCCGGCGTGCTCGGGTCGTCGAGCAGGCGCACGGCATCGCCGGCACCGAGGCTGGCGATCTTGCCCTCGTGCTGCGTCGACGACATGGGACGGTCGGGGGAGCCGACTGCTGCGTCACAGCGCACCTCGGCGCCGTCCACCATCAGGATCGCCGTCGACTGCGGCAGTGCCGGGTCCTCCAGGACCGTCACCCGCTGCGCGTATGCACCGACGTGCGGGTCGACCTGATCAAGATCCGCCACCGTCGGAGGGCGGCACCGCAACAGCACGAACGCCGTCAGGTAGGGGATGGAGAACTTGGTCTCCAGCGGTCTGGCCACATCGTCGAGCGGGGCTGCCCTTCGCGACAGCGGGTGTACCACCACGCTGGCCGGCGTCCCGCCGGGAACGCCGTCACGGCTGGCCTGCCATGCCGCGTCGATGGCGGTGTGGGTCTGGAGGCAGCACGGGTAGGCCTTGACCCAGTTCTCCACCACCGCGTCCGGGCGCATCGGAGCGGCCACCTGATCCGAGCCGTGGGCCCGTGCCCACTGCTGATCGATCCGTGAACCCAGGTCGGCGCCACCCCGCGCCAGCAGGGCGGCTGTGACACCGGTCTGCGCCGCCAGGCCGACCTGCAACGACTTGCCGTCCGACCCGAATGCGGCCTGGAGGCCGCCGGCCCCGAGGGCGGCCAGGCGAACCGCCTGGGTCAGCTCCTCCTGCCCCATGCCGAGGACGGTCCCGGCGGCCACCGCCGCAGCAGGGCTGCCACACAGCGAGGTGGGGTGCCATCCCCGCTCGTACAACCAGGGGTGGTGGGCGCGGGTCATGGCCGCCATGAACTCCCACCCCCGTCGATGTCCCTCGGCAACCGTCTCGACGTCGGCATCCACAAGACAGGCTGTGGCGAGGGCCGCGGCGACGGTCGGGCAGCTGAGGTGGGCCAGCCCCGGGGTGAAGGTGTCGTCGAAGTCCAGCACATGGCCGACGACGGCCAGCCAACGCGCCATCAGGCTTGGGTCGTCGGAACCCCTGGGGACGGC of the Euzebya rosea genome contains:
- a CDS encoding aromatic ring-hydroxylating oxygenase subunit alpha; its protein translation is MTALHDRITEERVHGSLYTDDEVYRLEMDRIFRAGWLFAGHSSEIPEVGDYVTRDIAGEPLILSRTADGTIAVLYNRCAHRGNRVCVQDRGNATSYRCHYHGWTYRNDGQLSGIPFAKGYDEPIEQLRGTMSMAAPRTDVRHGFVFVSFAPDGPDLDTHLGDGGRDMLARLSGMSPTGEISLAKGWLHHRLGANWKAVMENQVDGYHVQFTHASLFEGASGPRKGITYGQKSGAAVRDLGGGHSEILFESEHRRQDEEFLWIGSATRQKLPDYTAAMVQAYGEAEAHDRFVAGPPHGVIFPNLFLAEFNIFVAEPVGPNVTNSWTAAITIPGCEDISLRQLRRSEAAMGPAGMLIADDSEIAERNQAGFRAGQPEWVDLTRGRAGVVPDPDRAYATLDPDLTGELPQRAFWRQYKALMTS
- a CDS encoding ABC transporter substrate-binding protein; protein product: MMVALLLSLTACSSSDEVSVDDGPSEDVAEETPADDPTSDPSATSAATEESGEPSDDQPAAPTPVAEDDPCAPGASDPTTVTVGLQTGRHGMTSGYWIAMADEFGFFDEVNITIDDVAFASATDLLNGLTAGELDVNVMGSAGMISASQGADAIAIAGAVNSSIWEPVSAPEFTTWDDLRGATVGVSNVNGVNAHAFRLMAELAGLDPETELEFVQAGATAEAFLALRGGQIDALPAAPPTNFLAAAEGFTTYGFAPEGTEVPKISALQILTTRAWAEANDVVATCFMRALLRLIEFVEDPANREEVIDVSIPILQGGSSVIEEEFLIQAIELYVDDPVLAPYVWHDLHLPQDSFDNAMEIFIAGGSIEAADAIGYEEYVDHTYLDAAIAAEG
- a CDS encoding MmgE/PrpD family protein, whose product is MTAVPPGAAWPERIAQVDGQVGHRMALRDTVACMVGGAATPLGRAVPRGSDDPSLMARWLAVVGHVLDFDDTFTPGLAHLSCPTVAAALATACLVDADVETVAEGHRRGWEFMAAMTRAHHPWLYERGWHPTSLCGSPAAAVAAGTVLGMGQEELTQAVRLAALGAGGLQAAFGSDGKSLQVGLAAQTGVTAALLARGGADLGSRIDQQWARAHGSDQVAAPMRPDAVVENWVKAYPCCLQTHTAIDAAWQASRDGVPGGTPASVVVHPLSRRAAPLDDVARPLETKFSIPYLTAFVLLRCRPPTVADLDQVDPHVGAYAQRVTVLEDPALPQSTAILMVDGAEVRCDAAVGSPDRPMSSTQHEGKIASLGAGDAVRLLDDPSTPARALLRRLETGLAQGA